The Papilio machaon chromosome 2, ilPapMach1.1, whole genome shotgun sequence genome segment caTTCGTCTCGTCGGTACATTTTCCGATACTAAACTAAAATCCATCGTAGCGGAATATTTCCACTGCAAACAGCAGCCGAAGTTGCAATACCACTGCGACtatgtttcatacaaatatatttattgactcGATcgaatatacaataaatagaTATGACATCCCTCTCCTCTGTCCTGATCAATCTTTCTGAATGGATTTTATTAATCTACACTTTATTTTGggaaaagtaatataaaatacaattagtgcgcatgttattttatacctCTTATTAACAGTTTCTGTTACAAATAACTACACTTTTTTTGAATTGTTATAACAATGTGAATTGtgaattaaacaaagaaaaactttttttcgaAGACTCATTAAGTTCGGAACAGGGGTGGTTAGGAATCCTGGTAGTCGTTTGGATAAAATTTACGAGTCATTACACGTGatcatttaaatgttacacctaaattttcttttataactgTTGAAAAAATCTTGCTATTTCTGTTAGTTACTTCAACAATATGGCAGTAACTTTTAATAACGAAacgtagaattaaaatatatatcttcacaataagtattttaaaatgaacctTTCCAAGTGATATACCTAATAGAATCTGCAAGCACAGACGCGGAAGTTTATGCAAGAGTGACGCGGCTGGGACAGGTTCACATGTAAATCCATTTCATTCAACCTGACACCTCATCCTCGCGAACTGAACCAGATTGGAGTGATTTGAGGCGACATGTTGGGTCGCGGATTACGTGCCCTATTTCTTTAATTCGTATTTTGCTACCAATGTTTGGATAACTCATGCCACCAACTAGTAtccataataaaatataagatttgCGGAAATCTATCTTCTTTCCCACGCAAATATTGCTTATATCATTTTAAGTTATGCAAAACAAGTCGAGTCACgtgtatattatgtatgttttaagGTTGATTAGAATTACCTCGAACATCATCATTACAGTacagataaaaacaaatactagCAACAAATGTAAGTACTTTGTTACTACAACTTGTAAGCTGCTTGCTTGAAAACGTGCAAGTGGTCAAAGTGGCCATAACCACACGCTAGCGCTGCGCTGCGGTCTCGTTAGTTGTGCAGTCGACATTTAACTCGACATCTGCAAACCGACGCTGATACAGGAAGGACCTCCGCCAGCCAACACATACTACATACACAACTcggattttaaataattattaaaattatacattacaGAGACAGACATAGACTTAAGGTCTTTGTTAGCGTGAGATACCCTCCTGTTAATCTTCTTTGTAGTAGTTCGTAGCAACGCACATTTGAAacaataagaataatttattacgcGAGCTAGGATACAAGTATAACAACATGCAAAGAAATGAGAAAAACGCATCAGAAACACGAAACAAAGGAAACAGGTTGGAAGCGGTCCAAGTTGTTTGTTGTCATAAAACTTGAAACACGGCAGCGAGAAATTTGTCACCCAGCCGGCAAAGTTACCGCGACGCCCAACGATTTATAGACAAAGCTCTTCAGTGAGCTATATTCGGTACTGTAGTTTTTACTTCACCTTTTTTAAGCAAAAAACTACCAAAAATTTGTACTTTGAAAAATAGCTACGGTAGAAAAATACACTACGGTTTTATAAACTGGGGtgtactaaaaatatacatgtCTCATATAAATCGGTTGTCTAAACCGTAGCCTCTTCCTTCTGCTTATTTTTCtggcgaaaaaaaaatatttttcctataTAACAGTAgaaatctatacaattaaacAAGCGGCAGTGcctgtatataaaaaaaacatttgcgATGGTTacaacgaaaataaaaaaaattaaatgtacgtctgtctgtctgtccacAAATCTGCGTtggttccgggtaatctccgaaacggctgaacCAATTTCGACAGTACTTTTACTGGAAGCTTATAATGTGCGGaagtaacttttttgaaagcaattttctcttttaatttttcgctGACAAAGTATTGGAAAAGGgcatgttataaatattactgatGGAAATGATGGTAAGGGGAAGTTGATTTAGCGCAGAAGGAATAggaaatgtcctctttctgtacaTCTCactgcagatgtctatgggcagcagtcgGCTCGCTTCAGCGAAtccatgtggccgcttgctcgtttgccactttataatattaaaaaaatacatataatgtgGCAAGTTATATTCAAACaagaacttaatttaaataacaatttgtaattaaattatcttgttctataaaataaaaaacgtaagCAAGATTATATATTGGAAACAGGTTTTCGGAGCAGCCAACCAAGCTAAAGTTAATCTGTATGCAAATAAGATGTTCTACGCGTCACATCGATTATTCCAGTTAAGGGAAAATGGGAAAGGACAAGTGTTACCAGCTTAAGCAAGCCTAGTCTAGACAGGTTGACAGGTAGTAATAATAAGTGACTTTGACGAACTTTGGCTCGAGCAacacctccgtgaagttggccccctcacttcgtttttttttactttttttatgcaaatcgtttgagagggtttgagagaaaagaaatatcgtttgagagttcctactttctccgtaaaaacaatttcaaatttgagtgttaagttggcccccacactcaattttttttttcgatgtaAATCGTtagagaatcgtttgagagagattgaaagaaaagagaaatcgtttgagagttaatactttttctgaaataaatatttctagtttggaatcgaaagttacaaatcgattttcctttttttgcgaattaaatatggcaatcatgcactaagacgtttccaatttattttataggtagagaatggttagagagtgattgaaagggaagagaaatcgtttgagagttaatactttttctgaaataaatatttctaccatttattttagaaatatttatttcagaaaaagtattaactctcaaacgatttctcttttctttcaatctctctcaaacgattctccaACGATTtgcatcgaaaaaaaaattgagtgtgggggccaacttaacactcaaatttgaaattgtttttacggagaaagtaggaactctcaaacgatatttcttttctctcaaaccctctcaaaacgattctcaaacgatttgcataaaaaaaaggaaaaaaaatgaagtgagggggccaacttcacggaggtaaTCGACGTAGATGTTTCTTACAATTATTGTACTCTTTGATGTAAAGTGTTGCCATATCAATGAACATTATCGCGCACTTACTACAAGGTTTTAATATTGTTGGTCAGGCTTTAAcagtatgttaaaataatgagataattaattcaatacaattatataattttaaattcctgTTTGACTAACATAActcttttttatcaaaataacatttttcaaaGCTCATCCAACTTTCATCGattaattttgacaattttatatatatgacgTTGTACAATTAATGCAATGCAGTATCCGAACGTCAAGTAGAATGtgatgaaaaaaatgtgagaGAATGTCAATTTCATGTTCtaagctatttttatatattctgtagGTTCGTCAAACCTATCtgagaaataaattatcatcaaACACATTAGATAAGGCGATTAACTGAATTTGTATAGAAGTGCGTAAGTTTTGACCTTGTAAGTTTTAGCTCTGTAGATGGTGGTTTTAGTGCTTTACGTTTTGTTTTGTAGCAATAATGAAAAGGGCAATGCAGAAATGTTGGCGTGATTCTGCCACCTTAATAGTTGCTACCAAAAGAAATCAAAACATTACACCTGTGAATAGAGAAACAGGTAATTGTAACTACGACATCTTGTTACAGACTCGAACGCATAACGCGTCATTCCCGAATAGTGTGGTGTTCCCGGGCGGCGTTTGTGAGGCCGCCGACGGAGACGAGGAGTGGTACAAACATCTCCGTACCTTTGGCTACACGGATAacgattttaaaagttttcatcGCATTGGCAGTCCATTAACgcctttatttgaaaataatccaATTCAAAGGTATGTAAAATCTCTTTTCAATAATtcacttaaatattaacaccGTAGTGTTCAAGTAATTGTTAGACTTAATCACATTGTGCATGTTTATTGAACAGAATGTTATTGACTCAAACATTCTATATCAGTTTGTTTGCtttaacatttgtattttcatatttaatgtcACTTCATCTGTCAGTGACGCTTCTCCTACAATTAGTAATCCAATTGGTTGTTTGAACAAGTGTTTAGtgattaaattttgttgtaacattttaatacttgTCTTGAGTTAATAATAGCTAAACAGTAAGTTTATTGAATTATGTAGGCTTcggttttttattacaaaaagttaAGTCAATTAAACCTCAAAGTCTGGcctgaaaaatatgaaaataaaaaaattgtctttgtacatacatttttaacaacatcaaaattaattacaacaattttactaagttcacattgaaatataaaaacaataatttgtttagtcagtgataatattagatatttcTGTAACAGGCATGTCTCCCTGAGAATAACTGCAATAAGGGAGACATTTGAAGAGCTAGGACTCCTTATATGCAGTCAGAGTCATAAATCTGAAAAGGGAAATGATTGGGCGTCACTCCTAGATAATGATGATCTAAAACATTGGCGGGAAAGGgtgagaaaataattaattttatattaataataatctaatcagtaaattcaattattttcttcttaaatctttgtataaaatataattataaaatactttacaatattaggtAAAACTGTACATCCATTTTGGTGACTAACACAAAGATCAAGGTTAAATGGTCATATACCATACAGAAAACAGGTGttaagtggaagtaattccgcatttcgtctgatgtgTGTggtcggaggcctaattttagtcctcttccccttcccaccccttttcttataaggaaaggatggaaagggaagttggatttgatggaggaggagatgcataataggaaggttaaatattatctttttgtgtgttctcctccttcgtcaattgagggtaggcaacgcacctgcaattgtgaatgtctatgcgtttgtcaccttgtaatataaaaaaaacactaatgtTTTTGTCACTGATTTTAAGTGTATctatctaaattattatatttggtAGTTATCTTGTAGATAATGATATAGATTTAGTATTCCCAGTATGAAAGATAATCTTAATGCTAATGCTATATCTTTGCATGCAGAATAGTAGAAATAtgcaatttcattattttaataaattaattaaaaaataaaaaacatgtctTAGATGTTATATCCGGAAACTTtacaattaagtttaaaataaaaatctttcccACAGTTTTATACAACACTCAAACTATGTCAAAGTTTTCATggaaaaactataaatttagtaggaaaaatatttaaataaacatatacatTTTAGGTAAGCAAAAACCCAGCGGATTTATTAACTCTCTGTAAGGAATATAAGTGTTATCCAGATATATGGGCTTTGCACTATTGGAGTAATTGGCTTACACCTGTCAACCAACCAAAGAGATTTGATGCAGCTTTCTTTGTAACTGCTTTAGAAAGTAAACCTTCAATATACAGTAATTCTGAAGTAGTTAATGTAAAGgtgtgtatatatttttgaagtcATACAAATACATGATTTAATTAGGcattttaaattcacttcACTCACTCAGGTTAGAAAGAAACCTATAGGCGAGTTCGGATTTTGTGCTTATACAGGTTCAACTGtatgtaatttgatataacaaaatacaattaaataagttaactGTACTGCTtgcaaataattatgtatagaatacaaaaatatacattcaaATTGAGAATGTCCTCTTTTTCGaagttggttaaaaaaaaatagtattttctaATTGtgcatgttatttatatatttttttttctatccaAATCTTTTAGTGGTTGACACCGACAGAAATATTAAAGCTCAGTAGTAAAGCTGAAGTAATACTTTATCCACCTCAGGCGTATGAGTTTAGCAGATTATCATATCTACCTGATATTAATGAATTGTTAACATTTGCAAAGAAAAGAAGTTCTCAgggtaacatattattttacccTGTGCCTATTCAAGCTAAGGATGGCATGATTCAATTGCTACCaggtatttttcaattatattaatatttattgagaaAGCTATAGTGGTGAAGTTTCGAACATGTTATTAACTTTGGGTATAGACCATAAAAgcatatgtaaaaaattatatatgtgactGTATGTGCTTAGTACAAGTGTCAgtggaattaatttattttttatataagtaaaattgtatagctcaaaacaaataaatatagtcaaaatatattgaaattagaCACTCGTAAATAAGTTAATGTAGGTATAACTGcctatattattgtattattatgtgaaaaattgttatttttgtagtttttgcTTGTGCATGCCTAAAGTTATATAACTTCTAGACTTGTTTTTGTGTGCACGAAACTAAGTAGACTGgtttaaaagttaaagttaatttactgTATAATTGtccaataaaatttgatttaaatactattaaaattaattagacaGGTTTTATAATTACGTAAAATTCCGAACATATTCTTTGGCCTCAGCTTATTCACTACTCATTAAATCacacggattttttttttgttatgactttaatgaaattaatattttctgtttcagGTGACTATCTGTACCCGTCCGATGTAGATTTCAACACTCAAAGTAGTcctaaaaaagataaaactatATTGGAACTAAGAGATAATAACCAATCACTCCATAGAGTCGAAGTGACAAAGTCGAGaagagaaataattatacaaaattatcatCCTATAAACCATATCACTATGAATAACTTGATTATACCATTTCCTTCAATAACTGCTTGAAAAGTAAGTACTCAGATAAGTGTATACAGTTTAACGCTAGCTACAGGCCTCATTACATATAGACAATAGTAATAATAGGTTCAAACAGTACGTCCATATtcaagaagaaataaaaatggcgGGCTTGGGACATACATGGCCTAACAGTCAGGATGACTATGAGCTGCTGGAGGTGATCGGTGTGGGAGCGACGGCCGTCGTGCACGCCGCCTACTGCCAGCCCCGCGCAGAGAAGTGTGCTATCAAACGGATCAACCTCGAGAAGTGGAACACATCCATGGATGAGCTCCTCAAGGAGATACAAGCTATGTCAAGCTGCAACCACGAGAACGTCGTCACCTATTATACAAGCTTTGTGGTTAAAGAGGAGCTATGGCTCGTGCTCCGTCTCCTCGAGGGAGGCAGCCTGTTGGATATCATCAAGCACAAGATGAGAATTTCCAATTGCAAGCATGGCGTTTTCGACGAGGCCACCATCGCTACCGTTTTGAAGGAAGTCTTAAAGGGGCTCGAATACTTCCATCAGAATGGACAAATACATAGAGATATCAAAGCGGGCAACATCCTTCTCGGCGACGAAGGGACAGTTCAGATCGCCGATTTCGGTGTGTCCGCGTGGCTGGCGACCGGCAGGGACCTGTCGCGGCAGAAGGTGCGGCACACGTTCGTCGGCACCCCCTGCTGGATGGCGCCCGAAGTCATGGAGCAAAACCACGGCTACGATTTCAAAGCAGACATCTGGTCGTTCGGCATCACCGCCATAGAAATGGCGACCGGCACCGCGCCCTACCACAAGTACCCGCCGATGAAAGTGTTGATGCTGACGCTGCAAAACGACCCGCCCACCCTGGACACCGGCGCCGAGGAGAAGGACCAGTACAAGGCGTACGGGAAAACTTTTAGGAAAATGATATCCGAGTGCCTCCAGAAGGACCCGACCAAGAGGCCCTCCGCCACGGAACTGCTCAAGCACTCGTTCTTCAAGAAGGCCAAAGACCGGAAGTACCTCGTGCAGACGCTGGTGTCGATCGGGCCGAGCATGGAGACGCGCGTGCACAAGGCGAGCAAGCGGCAGCCGGGCGCGTCCGGCCGGCTGCACCGCATGGAGACCGGCGAGTGGGTGTGGGAGAGCGAGGAGGAGGACGACGACGAGGAGGGCGACGGCGGCCGCGACCGCCCCATGAACCAGCTGCCGCGCGCTGACTCCTCCGACAGCGATAGCGAGGGAGAGCCGGCCGATGGCGCCGGCTTCACCATCGGCTCGCTGACGGCCGGCGAGGCGCCGCAGATCGACCTCGTGCTGCGTATGCGCAACGCAAACAAGGAACTGAACGACATCCGGTTCGAGTTCGCTCCGGGCAAAGACTCGGCGGACGGCATCGCCACAGAGCTGGTGGGTGCGGGGCTGGTGGCGGCATGTGACGCGGCGGCCATCGCGGCGCAGCTGCAGCGCCTCGTCGACCTGAACCTGTTCCCGGCTCCTGCTGGAGGCGCGCCGCCGCGCTCGCTCACGTTCCGACTCGACTCCGCAGACCCGGCGGATGTACTGGACGAGAAGGGCCTGGTCGGCTACGCGCAGATATCTATAGTGGACTGAGCTCGCCGCCGCCCGTCTGGACAATAATCCTCTCTTAGGTACTAATGACTTGATCGTTCTAGCGCTAAACTATTTTATGCTGTAACTTAAGTAACTAGATATTTTATATGGGTGGATATGGAATACATTTATCATTCAAAGCTCAAATGATTGTATTAAGTGATACAAAGGTGAATCtgaatttataagatttttttttaaattaaatattgtgtttatttactGCTCTGTATCTTAAAAAACACTGTAActgattatattattataataatgaatttatttaacttcaatGAATTTATTCAAGTGATCGAATTTTCCTCAATACGATACGATGTTGGCGTGCTTGAGATTCAATGACATTATGTTGACATGTGACACCAAAGTATGGGAACGTCTGATGGCGGCCATAGAGAACACCTCATCCGGTAGAGCTCTGAGAGTGCCATAACTAATGATACTGACATTGCAGGAGATGGATCCATTGTGCTGTTTGTTTATTCTGTGATGAGTGTATAAATATGATATGATCATAGTTAATACGAAGCTTTCGCGAACGCTTTTCATCAGATCATTACAGTGTTTGAATAAATGTATCAGATGTATGTAGCACCACATATGTTctttttatgttgttatttgtttgttgcttattttaaaattattcttaatataataaaatgcgaATTTAAACTGCtggatgttttattaaatcactACAATTATCAGATATAGAAATACATGTAGAGTCTATATTACATCTTGCGTtagtacaaatttatttatatttaagtcaaATTTACCAAacgtttacaaatttttaacatttcaagCAATATCTATAATGTACTTTGcactataaaataacaatatgtgaaATTACACAAAGGATCGCTCGAAATGAGACCTCATTGAAGCGTTAGAaagttcaaaatttaaataacctgGAATCTTAACTATCAGTTCTATCTTATAATTTACACAAATCGTTATCTACAATTAAGTCAAAAGTGCAAAACTTATAAACTAAATGGAATATCGCATAGCGATGTACAAATGTGTTACaaaagttgaatttaaaaaaacaaattatatactaGGGCATTCAAAAAACCCATACTTCCAACACCTGGACATGAAGATATtgctcttttttttttcaattaaagacATGACAATCTTTTACGTACGTGTGTTTCGgcacatcaaaaataaattataatgcaaaaaaaaaaatatctggcCCGGGTAAACAAGACGGCAACGTCACGTCCGTCGGGTTCACTTAGCGTTAATTTAAACTATCTTAAAAATGGTAATTAggtaaacaataaatacacattgttaacaaaaacatgtttactcttaaacgaggtttaggctaagcacCATCTGCActcggccacctcaagcccggtgaaactgaaAATgtctcttcaaggcaaacagtgactactcagtcacgaaaaaaaaacatacaacttGGCCGAAACACAGCTGATCGGACGTGTCAGTTACctcatatttacaaaaaaaaaaatagaaaaacccTTAAATTGTATCATTAAAAAGCTAAAATTGGCCAATTTATTGGACACAAACATCCGTAAGCTACATTAGCAATAatggacaattttttttttctaaatggaactaggtttttttaacaatggcAATAATTGACAAGAATGCAAAATACAcacttcttttaatttcatggcaacgaaaaaaaaataagcacaCACGTCATTGGATGGCTCAAAATATCACcgatttatgaaaaaaaacgaCGTTGCGAAAAATTTTGCATattgtagatttattaatgtacGTGCGAAAGTAtctagttaaaatttaaaaaacaaaccatCGAATAACTAACAGAAATggaactaaaa includes the following:
- the LOC106719014 gene encoding acyl-coenzyme A diphosphatase NUDT19 codes for the protein MKRAMQKCWRDSATLIVATKRNQNITPVNRETGNCNYDILLQTRTHNASFPNSVVFPGGVCEAADGDEEWYKHLRTFGYTDNDFKSFHRIGSPLTPLFENNPIQRHVSLRITAIRETFEELGLLICSQSHKSEKGNDWASLLDNDDLKHWRERVSKNPADLLTLCKEYKCYPDIWALHYWSNWLTPVNQPKRFDAAFFVTALESKPSIYSNSEVVNVKWLTPTEILKLSSKAEVILYPPQAYEFSRLSYLPDINELLTFAKKRSSQGNILFYPVPIQAKDGMIQLLPGDYLYPSDVDFNTQSSPKKDKTILELRDNNQSLHRVEVTKSRREIIIQNYHPINHITMNNLIIPFPSITA
- the LOC106719039 gene encoding STE20/SPS1-related proline-alanine-rich protein kinase; translated protein: MAGLGHTWPNSQDDYELLEVIGVGATAVVHAAYCQPRAEKCAIKRINLEKWNTSMDELLKEIQAMSSCNHENVVTYYTSFVVKEELWLVLRLLEGGSLLDIIKHKMRISNCKHGVFDEATIATVLKEVLKGLEYFHQNGQIHRDIKAGNILLGDEGTVQIADFGVSAWLATGRDLSRQKVRHTFVGTPCWMAPEVMEQNHGYDFKADIWSFGITAIEMATGTAPYHKYPPMKVLMLTLQNDPPTLDTGAEEKDQYKAYGKTFRKMISECLQKDPTKRPSATELLKHSFFKKAKDRKYLVQTLVSIGPSMETRVHKASKRQPGASGRLHRMETGEWVWESEEEDDDEEGDGGRDRPMNQLPRADSSDSDSEGEPADGAGFTIGSLTAGEAPQIDLVLRMRNANKELNDIRFEFAPGKDSADGIATELVGAGLVAACDAAAIAAQLQRLVDLNLFPAPAGGAPPRSLTFRLDSADPADVLDEKGLVGYAQISIVD